A portion of the Nitratidesulfovibrio termitidis HI1 genome contains these proteins:
- the dapB gene encoding 4-hydroxy-tetrahydrodipicolinate reductase, translating into MSTSIIVTGAGGRMGSTICRMAQEDPALTLAAVVERPERLASLDVWKCPAGSDADAVFAQAPGGVVVDFTSPEASLANARAAAKAGVSHVIGTTGLTAEQKAELAELAKTARIFWAPNMSIGVNVLLKILPQLVQQLGEQYDLEMVELHHNRKKDSPSGTALRLAECLAEARGWNLPDVANYHREGIIGERPKDEIGIQTIRGGDVVGVHTIYAMGPGERIEITHQAHSRENFAQGALRAAKWLPQQQPGTLYSMLDML; encoded by the coding sequence ATGAGCACTTCGATCATCGTCACGGGCGCGGGTGGCCGCATGGGTTCCACCATCTGCCGCATGGCGCAGGAAGACCCGGCCCTTACGCTGGCCGCCGTTGTCGAACGTCCCGAACGCCTGGCCTCGCTCGACGTGTGGAAATGCCCCGCCGGCAGCGACGCGGATGCGGTGTTTGCCCAGGCGCCCGGCGGCGTGGTGGTGGACTTCACCTCGCCAGAGGCCAGCCTGGCCAATGCCCGCGCCGCCGCCAAGGCGGGCGTGTCGCACGTCATCGGCACCACGGGCCTTACCGCCGAGCAGAAGGCGGAACTGGCCGAACTTGCCAAGACCGCGCGCATCTTCTGGGCGCCCAACATGAGCATTGGCGTCAACGTGCTGCTGAAAATCCTGCCGCAACTGGTGCAGCAACTGGGCGAACAGTACGACCTGGAAATGGTGGAACTGCACCACAACCGCAAGAAGGATTCGCCCAGCGGCACCGCCCTGCGCCTTGCCGAATGCCTTGCCGAGGCGCGCGGCTGGAATCTGCCGGACGTGGCCAACTACCACCGCGAAGGCATCATCGGCGAGCGCCCCAAAGACGAAATCGGCATCCAGACCATTCGCGGCGGCGACGTGGTGGGCGTGCATACCATCTACGCCATGGGCCCCGGCGAACGCATCGAAATCACCCACCAGGCACACTCGCGCGAAAACTTCGCCCAAGGCGCACTGCGCGCCGCCAAGTGGCTGCCCCAGCAGCAGCCCGGCACGCTGTATTCCATGCTGGACATGCTGTAG
- a CDS encoding NAD+ synthase, producing the protein MNIALLQLNMVVGDVAGNAARIEAAVRDAAARGAGLCVTPELTICGYPPRDLLLRRDFVPGCRKALEALALRLKDAPPVLVGAPVPNPTPVGNRLHNAAVLLHEGTVTVATRKVLLPTYDVFDERRYFEPGVNCGAVTVAGWRLGVTVCEDIWNDKTFWQEHRQYETDPVADLGLAGVDAIINLSASPFTLGKQAVRERMLSRVASRYRVPVLYANQVGGNDDLLFAGKSVAFDAVGHLIARGRPFEEDTLLVDVAAGTGAICPDPAEPEAQVWHALVMGTRDYARKCGFTGAVLGLSGGVDSALVAAVAAEALGPENVRGLLMPSPHSSEGSVTDALAVARNLGLPADTVHTVPIGPLMEGFDAALAPVFGALGRTERNVTEENIQSRIRGNLLMAVSNKSGAVLLTTGNKSELAVGYCTIYGDMAGGLAVIADVPKTLVYRVCRWRNAQAGYDLIPTAILDKAPSAELRPDQKDTDSLPPYDVLDAILERSVVHHMDRNAVVAEGFDPAVVDNVLRLVRISEFKRRQAAPGLKVTDRAFGTGWRMPVASRLVLE; encoded by the coding sequence ATGAACATCGCGTTGTTGCAGTTGAACATGGTGGTGGGCGACGTGGCGGGCAATGCGGCGCGCATCGAGGCGGCGGTCCGCGATGCGGCGGCGCGGGGTGCGGGGCTGTGCGTCACGCCGGAGCTGACCATCTGCGGGTACCCGCCACGCGATCTGCTGCTGCGGCGCGATTTCGTGCCCGGCTGCCGCAAGGCGCTGGAGGCGCTGGCGCTGCGGCTGAAGGATGCGCCGCCGGTGCTGGTGGGCGCGCCGGTGCCCAATCCCACGCCGGTGGGCAACCGGCTGCACAACGCGGCGGTGCTGCTGCACGAGGGCACGGTGACGGTGGCCACGCGCAAGGTGCTGCTGCCCACGTACGACGTGTTCGACGAGCGCCGGTATTTCGAGCCGGGGGTGAACTGCGGCGCGGTGACGGTGGCGGGCTGGCGGCTGGGCGTCACGGTGTGCGAGGACATCTGGAACGACAAGACCTTCTGGCAGGAACACCGCCAGTACGAGACCGACCCGGTGGCGGACCTTGGGCTGGCGGGGGTGGACGCCATCATCAATCTTTCGGCATCGCCGTTCACGCTGGGCAAGCAGGCGGTGCGCGAGAGGATGCTGTCGCGCGTGGCCTCGCGTTACCGGGTGCCGGTGCTGTACGCCAACCAGGTGGGCGGCAACGACGATCTGCTGTTCGCGGGCAAGAGCGTGGCCTTTGACGCGGTGGGGCACCTCATCGCGCGGGGCCGTCCGTTCGAGGAAGACACGCTGCTGGTGGACGTTGCGGCGGGCACGGGCGCCATCTGCCCGGACCCGGCGGAGCCGGAGGCGCAGGTGTGGCACGCGCTGGTCATGGGCACGCGCGACTATGCCCGCAAGTGCGGGTTCACCGGCGCGGTGCTGGGCCTTTCCGGCGGGGTGGATTCGGCGCTGGTGGCCGCCGTGGCGGCAGAGGCGCTGGGGCCGGAAAACGTGCGGGGGCTGCTGATGCCCTCGCCCCATTCCAGCGAAGGCAGCGTGACGGATGCGCTGGCCGTGGCCCGCAATCTGGGCCTGCCTGCTGACACGGTGCATACGGTGCCCATCGGCCCGCTGATGGAGGGTTTCGACGCGGCGCTGGCCCCGGTGTTCGGCGCGCTGGGTCGCACCGAGCGAAACGTGACGGAAGAAAACATCCAGTCGCGCATCCGGGGCAACCTGCTGATGGCCGTGTCCAACAAGTCGGGCGCGGTGCTGCTGACCACCGGCAACAAGTCTGAGCTGGCCGTGGGCTACTGCACCATCTACGGCGACATGGCGGGCGGCCTTGCGGTCATCGCCGACGTGCCCAAGACCCTGGTGTACCGGGTGTGCCGCTGGCGCAACGCCCAGGCCGGGTACGACCTGATTCCCACGGCCATCCTGGACAAGGCCCCCTCGGCGGAACTGCGGCCCGACCAGAAGGATACCGACAGCCTGCCCCCGTACGACGTGCTGGACGCCATTCTGGAGCGCAGCGTGGTGCACCACATGGACCGCAACGCCGTGGTGGCCGAAGGCTTCGACCCCGCCGTGGTGGATAACGTGCTGCGGCTGGTGCGCATTTCGGAATTCAAGCGGCGGCAGGCCGCACCCGGACTGAAGGTGACCGACCGCGCCTTCGGCACCGGCTGGCGCATGCCCGTGGCAAGCCGATTGGTGTTGGAGTAG
- a CDS encoding molybdopterin-dependent oxidoreductase: MQRLSACSLDCHGACSLVVHLPDEEISLHDDPAGGVRVSGNPDHPFTRGVVCVKGRGLAARRLSPDRITTPLVRGADGALHPATWDEALSLCASRLDGLRDTPESILHLRGFGYRGALAEASNYLFNSLGAASKRGSLCDGAGDAACEADFGAPDHNDSDDLANAAAIVNWGKDLARSSLHLGLMVRDARKRGVPVLTISPGGDDNDAFTDARIRIRPGSDRFLAAAAIRRLLTEDAVPPTISERTHGFEQFRAMLLAMSEADLLSACDATTEDLDILCKWMRGQTGNGGPTASLLGWGLQRYLRGGESVRFINALVMLSGNMGVSGGGAYYGISSGRSLDLSWGKKAGTPARTFLLSHLAQELAQADPPVRFLWVDAFNPVNQSPDAPALARAVESIDFTVVVEAFLTDTARRADVVLPCALVLEREEIFGSAYHNYIAYAAPACPMPGEVRHDFDIARGVAERLARPIPFPDREDVLRQALRSPYLEVSLEELKATGWTKAKRAPVAWEGLRFAHPDGLYHLPQALHMDGAAVTTANGVSQDDYPLHLLTLLAPDHLNSQVGLPERQPTDDAAPLIVQVAPECPALAALDLDRPVFIASPHGRMPVQVQTLPGLHPRTVVMPRGGWLAHGRSPNALIAPLATDMGDGAAYYEQRVRLEN; encoded by the coding sequence ATGCAACGCCTTTCCGCCTGTTCCCTCGACTGTCACGGGGCCTGTTCGCTGGTGGTGCATCTGCCCGACGAAGAAATATCCCTGCACGACGACCCCGCCGGGGGTGTGCGCGTTTCCGGCAACCCGGACCACCCGTTCACGCGCGGGGTGGTCTGCGTCAAGGGGCGCGGGCTGGCCGCCCGCCGCCTGAGCCCCGACCGGATTACCACGCCGCTGGTGCGCGGCGCGGACGGCGCGCTGCACCCGGCCACCTGGGACGAGGCGCTGAGCCTGTGCGCTTCAAGGCTGGACGGGCTGCGCGATACGCCGGAATCCATCCTGCACCTGCGCGGCTTCGGCTATCGGGGGGCGCTGGCCGAAGCCAGCAACTATCTTTTCAACAGCCTGGGCGCGGCCAGCAAGCGCGGCTCGCTGTGCGACGGGGCTGGTGATGCAGCCTGCGAGGCCGACTTCGGCGCGCCGGACCACAACGACAGCGACGACCTGGCCAACGCCGCCGCCATCGTCAACTGGGGCAAGGATCTGGCCCGGTCCTCGCTGCATCTGGGACTGATGGTGCGCGACGCCCGCAAGCGAGGCGTGCCGGTGCTGACCATCTCTCCCGGCGGCGACGACAACGACGCCTTTACGGACGCGCGCATCCGCATCCGCCCCGGGAGTGACCGCTTTCTGGCCGCAGCGGCCATCCGTCGTCTGTTGACGGAAGACGCCGTGCCGCCGACCATCAGCGAGCGCACGCACGGCTTCGAGCAGTTCCGGGCTATGCTGCTGGCAATGAGCGAAGCGGACCTGTTGTCCGCCTGCGACGCCACCACCGAAGATCTGGATATCCTGTGCAAGTGGATGCGCGGTCAGACGGGCAATGGCGGCCCCACGGCCAGTCTGCTGGGCTGGGGGCTGCAACGCTACCTGCGCGGCGGCGAGAGCGTGCGGTTCATCAACGCGCTGGTCATGCTGTCCGGCAACATGGGCGTTTCCGGTGGGGGCGCGTACTACGGCATTTCATCCGGCCGCAGCCTGGACCTTTCGTGGGGCAAGAAAGCTGGCACGCCCGCCCGCACCTTCCTGCTCTCGCATCTGGCGCAGGAACTGGCGCAAGCCGACCCGCCGGTGCGCTTCCTGTGGGTGGACGCCTTCAATCCGGTGAACCAATCGCCCGACGCTCCGGCGCTGGCCCGTGCCGTGGAGTCCATCGACTTTACCGTGGTGGTGGAGGCCTTCCTGACCGACACCGCCCGCCGGGCCGACGTGGTGCTGCCCTGTGCGCTGGTGCTGGAGCGCGAGGAAATCTTCGGCTCTGCCTACCACAACTACATTGCCTATGCCGCCCCCGCCTGCCCCATGCCCGGCGAGGTGCGCCACGACTTCGACATCGCGCGCGGCGTGGCGGAGCGACTGGCGCGGCCCATTCCCTTCCCCGACCGGGAAGACGTGCTGCGGCAGGCCCTGCGTTCGCCCTACCTTGAAGTTTCACTTGAAGAGTTGAAGGCCACCGGCTGGACCAAGGCCAAACGTGCCCCGGTCGCGTGGGAAGGCCTGCGCTTCGCCCACCCCGACGGTCTGTACCACCTGCCCCAGGCCCTGCACATGGACGGCGCAGCCGTGACCACGGCGAATGGCGTTTCACAGGACGACTACCCCCTGCACCTGCTGACCCTGCTGGCCCCGGACCATCTCAACTCGCAGGTGGGCCTACCCGAACGCCAGCCCACCGATGATGCCGCCCCGCTCATCGTGCAGGTGGCGCCGGAATGCCCCGCCCTTGCCGCACTGGACCTGGACCGCCCCGTGTTCATCGCCTCGCCGCATGGCCGCATGCCCGTGCAGGTGCAAACCCTGCCCGGCCTCCACCCCCGCACCGTCGTCATGCCGCGTGGCGGCTGGCTGGCCCATGGCCGCTCGCCCAATGCCCTCATCGCACCGCTGGCCACCGACATGGGCGACGGCGCGGCGTATTATGAGCAGCGGGTGCGGCTGGAGAACTGA